Proteins found in one Erythrobacter sp. 3-20A1M genomic segment:
- a CDS encoding pyridoxamine 5'-phosphate oxidase family protein produces MNHKEGDPEELKKKFWKALADSPFLFLQLDGDPETAVPMSPQLDKDANSTIWFFTHKNSSFAKLGQATATFQGKGHDMYCRFHGQLSVEESRERFEQFWNNFIEAWYDGGKDDPDLLFLRMDLGHAEIWDGDFGLLTTAKMALGKTVHDDKNVRESHTEASL; encoded by the coding sequence ATGAATCACAAAGAAGGCGATCCCGAAGAGCTCAAGAAGAAATTCTGGAAGGCGCTGGCCGACAGCCCGTTCCTGTTCCTCCAGCTCGATGGCGATCCCGAAACAGCGGTCCCCATGAGCCCACAGCTGGACAAGGACGCCAACAGCACGATCTGGTTCTTCACGCACAAAAACAGCAGTTTCGCCAAACTGGGCCAAGCCACAGCCACATTCCAGGGCAAGGGGCACGACATGTATTGTCGTTTCCACGGCCAGCTCTCGGTCGAGGAAAGCCGCGAACGGTTCGAGCAGTTCTGGAACAACTTTATCGAGGCCTGGTACGATGGCGGTAAGGACGATCCGGATCTGCTGTTCCTGCGTATGGACCTCGGCCACGCAGAAATCTGGGACGGCGACTTCGGCCTTCTGACCACCGCCAAGATGGCGCTGGGCAAGACGGTGCACGACGACAAGAACGTGCGCGAGAGCCACACCGAGGCCTCTCTCTAG
- a CDS encoding recA-like protein, whose product MNPSRPTPFAHTLSPGQLASLSTARHRSWQPGQTLRGTRHSEIFASGAEASGAGFALALALDDLATRAEEAGAETDDRRGVLWVQDRTALKLTGRPYRPGLPESLRHRLIHVRTENAQDALFALEEGVRCRELACVIGEVAGNPRALDFTASRRLTLAAERHGVALWLVRLDAAHDLSSARMRWEVGSAPSDAPPWNAAAPGLPTWRAVLFRSRSHAPGQWIMYDDGTGRIAPAAQPSGAAAAANPVAVAGAAGDRSLAAR is encoded by the coding sequence ATGAACCCATCCCGTCCCACACCTTTCGCGCATACGCTTTCACCGGGGCAACTCGCTTCGTTATCGACTGCCCGACACCGATCCTGGCAGCCGGGTCAGACGCTGCGTGGCACGCGCCATAGCGAGATTTTCGCCAGTGGGGCCGAAGCGAGCGGGGCGGGCTTCGCACTGGCGCTGGCGCTGGACGATCTGGCCACCCGCGCCGAAGAAGCGGGGGCGGAAACAGATGACCGGCGCGGGGTGCTATGGGTGCAGGACCGCACCGCGCTGAAGCTGACCGGGCGACCCTATCGCCCCGGCCTTCCCGAAAGCCTGCGCCATCGCCTGATCCATGTTCGTACCGAGAACGCGCAGGATGCGCTCTTCGCGCTGGAGGAGGGGGTGAGATGCCGCGAACTGGCCTGCGTCATCGGAGAGGTAGCGGGCAATCCGCGTGCACTGGATTTCACCGCCTCGCGCCGCCTGACACTGGCGGCCGAGCGGCACGGAGTGGCATTATGGCTGGTGCGGCTGGATGCCGCGCACGACCTGTCTTCCGCCCGGATGCGGTGGGAAGTGGGCAGCGCTCCATCGGACGCTCCACCATGGAATGCCGCCGCGCCCGGCTTGCCGACCTGGCGGGCCGTTCTCTTCCGCTCTCGCTCCCATGCACCGGGCCAATGGATAATGTACGATGACGGTACGGGACGCATCGCTCCCGCCGCGCAGCCTTCAGGGGCCGCCGCCGCGGCGAATCCTGTCGCTGTGGCTGGCGCAGCTGGCGATCGATCGCTGGCGGCTCGCTGA
- a CDS encoding DNA polymerase Y family protein — translation MTVRDASLPPRSLQGPPPRRILSLWLAQLAIDRWRLAENCRLGEGADAAPVVLIAETAHGPRIEAANAVGSAQGAQPGMMLADARTLCPSLRAVPADPAGDRDALEKLAIWARRWGPWSALDLPDGLLVDVTAVAHLFGGEPKLLADVRAIFARRGLTVRAAIAPTAGAAWALAHHGAAKAPYDAILSPDDDIVARLSGLPVAALRLEDDVLLVLRRLGLKTVGQLAGVEDGGEGRDALQRRFRNRKSPSANPLLRLDQIAGRVPEPLLPVVPRDMPLVQRRLAEPIRHRDPLDHVLADLTADMARVLEGRGEGARRLELGLWRVDGEVLVRRLELAAATRDPAHICKLFGEKLDDVDAGFGIETMRLRASWVEPRSLTQGDIETTAETHGTSLAVCIDRLTTRLGPKAVARPVLYGSHLPERAQRWQPPLAPEPPSQGELRFHARPLKLLDRAEPIAVLYATPDGYPQRFRWRGAVHDVVRVEGPERIAPEWWRERSTARLRDYYRIEDREGRRYWIYRNGLIGDGRGGAPDWFLQGLCA, via the coding sequence ATGACGGTACGGGACGCATCGCTCCCGCCGCGCAGCCTTCAGGGGCCGCCGCCGCGGCGAATCCTGTCGCTGTGGCTGGCGCAGCTGGCGATCGATCGCTGGCGGCTCGCTGAGAACTGCCGCCTGGGCGAGGGGGCCGATGCGGCTCCTGTCGTGCTGATCGCGGAAACCGCGCATGGGCCCCGTATCGAGGCTGCGAACGCTGTGGGCAGCGCGCAAGGTGCGCAGCCGGGCATGATGCTGGCCGATGCGCGTACGCTATGCCCGTCGCTTCGTGCGGTTCCGGCCGATCCTGCGGGCGATCGCGACGCATTGGAAAAGCTTGCCATATGGGCGCGGCGCTGGGGCCCGTGGTCGGCGCTCGACCTGCCGGACGGACTGCTGGTGGACGTGACCGCGGTAGCGCATCTGTTCGGCGGCGAGCCGAAATTACTGGCCGATGTGAGAGCTATTTTCGCCCGGCGGGGGCTCACCGTGCGAGCGGCGATCGCGCCGACGGCGGGGGCCGCGTGGGCGCTCGCGCACCATGGCGCAGCGAAAGCGCCGTACGATGCCATCCTCTCGCCCGATGACGATATCGTCGCGCGCCTCTCCGGCCTGCCGGTCGCGGCGCTCCGGCTCGAGGACGATGTCCTGCTGGTGTTGCGCCGGCTGGGGCTCAAGACGGTGGGGCAACTTGCCGGGGTGGAGGACGGCGGCGAAGGGCGCGACGCGCTCCAGCGCCGCTTCCGCAACCGCAAGTCGCCCAGCGCCAATCCACTGCTCCGGCTCGACCAGATCGCGGGCCGCGTACCGGAGCCGCTGCTGCCGGTGGTCCCGCGCGACATGCCGCTGGTGCAGCGTCGCTTGGCCGAGCCGATCCGCCATCGCGATCCGCTCGACCATGTCCTCGCCGACCTGACTGCGGACATGGCGCGCGTGCTGGAGGGGCGGGGCGAGGGCGCGCGACGGCTCGAGCTCGGGCTGTGGCGCGTGGATGGAGAGGTGCTGGTCCGGCGGCTCGAACTGGCTGCGGCGACGCGCGACCCAGCGCATATCTGCAAGCTGTTCGGCGAGAAGCTGGACGATGTCGATGCCGGTTTCGGGATCGAGACCATGCGCCTGCGTGCCAGCTGGGTCGAACCCCGATCGCTGACGCAGGGGGATATCGAGACGACGGCCGAGACGCACGGCACCTCGCTCGCCGTCTGTATCGATCGGCTGACCACCCGGCTCGGGCCGAAGGCGGTGGCGCGGCCGGTTCTTTACGGCAGCCACCTGCCCGAACGCGCGCAGCGCTGGCAACCGCCGCTCGCTCCCGAACCGCCGAGCCAGGGCGAGTTGCGGTTCCACGCGCGCCCGCTGAAGCTGCTCGACCGGGCGGAGCCCATCGCGGTGCTGTATGCGACGCCCGACGGCTACCCCCAGCGTTTTCGCTGGCGCGGCGCGGTTCACGATGTGGTCCGGGTAGAGGGGCCGGAGCGGATCGCGCCCGAATGGTGGCGCGAACGCTCCACTGCGCGGCTGCGCGACTACTACCGGATCGAGGATCGCGAGGGCCGCCGCTACTGGATTTATCGCAACGGTCTGATCGGCGATGGACGCGGCGGCGCGCCCGACTGGTTCCTGCAGGGGTTATGCGCCTGA
- a CDS encoding winged helix-turn-helix domain-containing protein, with product MLLREGEVVELSARYFDALVLLARHPGFLITKERFFDEVWHGVPVTDEALTQCVRTLRKALGDAATQPRFIETVPKHGYRFVADPHQVAADPAPSAANAKPVVSSSLLGPVGGGTLGAGAAGALVGMIYGLSLATASAGSSGGRLSLVLVMICVGALAGLVAGAGIAGGIGLAWRNLSDGLAALALGGALGGLLTGGIGRLIGMDAFSLLLGHSPHDITGATEGAIAGLACGCGVWLGTRRSGLLRQLLPGAIIGAGIGAGLILSGGLLLGGSLAALAEAFPGSTLRLADESVPLRAVFGALEAALFVTGLMAGMIFGGLRRVGDKG from the coding sequence TTGCTGCTGCGCGAGGGCGAAGTGGTGGAGCTCAGCGCACGCTATTTCGATGCGCTGGTGCTGCTTGCGCGTCACCCGGGCTTCCTTATCACCAAGGAGCGGTTCTTCGACGAGGTGTGGCACGGTGTCCCGGTAACGGACGAGGCCCTGACCCAGTGCGTGCGGACATTGCGCAAGGCGCTGGGCGATGCGGCGACGCAGCCGCGTTTCATCGAGACGGTGCCCAAGCATGGCTATCGCTTCGTGGCGGATCCGCACCAGGTCGCTGCCGACCCTGCCCCATCTGCCGCGAATGCGAAACCTGTCGTTTCATCGTCCCTTCTGGGTCCGGTCGGCGGCGGAACGCTGGGTGCTGGAGCCGCCGGGGCGCTGGTGGGGATGATCTACGGCCTCTCCTTGGCGACGGCTTCTGCGGGATCATCGGGCGGCCGCCTCTCGCTGGTGCTGGTCATGATCTGCGTCGGGGCGCTTGCAGGTCTGGTCGCCGGGGCGGGAATAGCGGGCGGGATTGGGCTTGCGTGGCGCAATTTGTCCGACGGGCTTGCAGCCTTGGCTCTGGGCGGAGCGCTGGGCGGGTTGCTGACCGGAGGGATCGGCCGCCTGATCGGGATGGACGCGTTCTCGCTCCTTCTCGGCCACAGTCCGCATGACATTACGGGCGCGACGGAGGGCGCCATCGCAGGCCTCGCGTGCGGTTGCGGCGTATGGCTTGGCACGAGACGAAGCGGCCTGCTGCGACAGCTGTTACCCGGTGCGATCATCGGGGCGGGGATCGGCGCGGGCCTGATCCTTTCCGGGGGGCTTCTCCTGGGCGGCAGCCTGGCCGCGCTGGCAGAAGCGTTCCCCGGCTCCACGCTCCGCCTGGCGGACGAGAGCGTGCCACTCCGCGCGGTTTTCGGGGCGCTGGAGGCCGCGCTCTTCGTCACCGGATTGATGGCCGGCATGATCTTCGGCGGTCTGCGCCGTGTCGGCGATAAGGGCTAG
- a CDS encoding putative DNA modification/repair radical SAM protein, translating to MASQTILEKLEILADAAKYDASCASSGTAKRTSTTGRGIGSTEGMGICHAYAPDGRCISLLKVLLTNHCVFDCHYCINRKSSNVRRARFTPQEVADLTLAFYRRNYIEGLFLSSGIIKSSNHTMEQLVETARILREEHDFRGYIHLKTIPEADPELVHQAGFYADRVSINVELPTDSGLTRLAPDKDARQIEGAMGKTKDDIVEAKDAKKRFRHAPRFAPAGQSTQMIVGADAATDSDIVGRASRLYDSFGLRRVYYSAFSPIPDASAVLPLKRPPLIREHRLYQSDWLMRFYGYRPADVMQATEADGNLPLDIDPKLAWALKFRENFPVDVNRSTREQLLRVPGLGVKAVNRIVAARRHRSLRLDDVAKLTVSITKVRPFICTLDWRPTLLTDRADLRTLLAPRQEQLELFAA from the coding sequence ATGGCGTCGCAAACCATCCTGGAGAAGCTCGAAATACTCGCCGATGCGGCGAAATACGACGCGTCCTGCGCCTCTTCGGGCACTGCGAAGCGGACCAGCACTACCGGGCGCGGGATCGGTTCGACCGAGGGGATGGGCATCTGCCACGCCTATGCGCCCGATGGACGGTGCATCTCCCTGCTCAAGGTCCTGCTGACCAATCACTGCGTGTTCGATTGCCATTACTGCATCAACCGCAAGAGCTCCAACGTACGCCGGGCGCGCTTCACGCCGCAGGAGGTGGCGGACCTGACGCTCGCCTTCTACCGGCGCAATTATATCGAGGGGCTGTTCCTGTCCTCAGGCATCATCAAGAGCTCCAATCACACGATGGAGCAACTGGTGGAGACCGCCCGCATCCTGCGCGAAGAGCACGATTTTCGCGGCTACATCCACCTGAAGACCATTCCCGAGGCCGATCCGGAGCTGGTGCATCAGGCCGGGTTCTACGCCGACCGCGTCTCCATCAATGTCGAACTGCCGACGGATAGCGGACTGACCCGTCTGGCTCCCGACAAGGACGCGCGCCAGATCGAAGGCGCGATGGGCAAGACCAAGGACGATATCGTCGAGGCGAAGGATGCGAAGAAGCGGTTCCGCCACGCACCCCGCTTCGCCCCCGCCGGCCAGTCGACCCAGATGATCGTGGGTGCGGATGCCGCGACCGACAGCGATATCGTCGGGCGGGCGAGCCGTCTCTACGACAGTTTCGGCCTGCGCCGGGTCTATTACTCCGCCTTCAGCCCCATTCCCGATGCCAGCGCGGTTTTACCGCTAAAGCGCCCACCGCTGATCCGCGAACACCGGCTCTACCAGTCGGACTGGCTGATGCGCTTCTACGGTTACCGGCCCGCCGACGTGATGCAGGCGACCGAGGCGGACGGCAACCTACCGCTCGATATCGATCCCAAACTCGCCTGGGCATTGAAGTTTCGCGAGAACTTTCCGGTCGACGTCAACCGCTCCACCCGCGAGCAATTGCTTCGCGTGCCGGGGCTGGGGGTGAAGGCGGTCAACCGGATCGTCGCCGCACGGCGGCATCGATCGCTACGGCTCGACGATGTAGCGAAGCTGACCGTTTCCATCACGAAGGTGCGTCCCTTCATCTGCACGCTCGACTGGCGTCCGACGTTGCTGACCGACCGCGCCGACCTGCGCACGCTGCTTGCCCCCCGGCAGGAACAGCTGGAGCTGTTTGCGGCATGA
- a CDS encoding UdgX family uracil-DNA binding protein (This protein belongs to the uracil DNA glycosylase superfamily, members of which act in excision repair of DNA. However, it belongs more specifically to UdgX branch, whose founding member was found to bind uracil in DNA (where it does not belong), without cleaving it, appears to promote DNA repair by a pathway involving RecA, rather than base excision.), protein MSAQRQIEPGVYYVVDLERPDDFDVWRERARALIQCGIAPDRIAWVEPGGSGDLFAGEGRSLPVPEDDTQPVRANRRFVQLAKNAALHSDPQRFALLYRLLWRLQSNPRVMEDKTDDDVRRVEELDKNVRRDSHKMHAFVRFREIEDADGEMHYVAWFEPEHHIVRANAGFFMRRFANMRWSILTPRGTLHWDGETMREGPPAQRSDAPQGDPVEVLWRSYYASIFNPARLKVGAMLSEMPKKYWKNMPEAALIPELIAGAQSREARMVEAGTLEFEDRPETLDAIDKAIHACRKCPIGSLDNRAVMGEGPRDAAQGFSGLMIVGEQPGDQEDEAGRPFVGPAGQLLDRHLERAGIDRASAYVTNTVKHFKYVQRGKRRLHQSPTAKEIDTCRWWIESERAIVQPKLILAMGASAARGMLGKTVSISKARGEPIALDDGSELWITAHPSYLLRLDGEAAEKQTRLFDADLAAVRERLAELAS, encoded by the coding sequence ATGAGCGCGCAGCGGCAAATCGAACCCGGCGTTTATTACGTCGTCGACCTGGAACGGCCGGACGATTTCGACGTCTGGCGCGAACGGGCGCGGGCCCTGATCCAATGCGGGATCGCGCCGGATCGTATTGCCTGGGTCGAACCCGGGGGTTCGGGTGATCTGTTCGCGGGTGAGGGCCGAAGCCTGCCGGTGCCAGAAGACGATACGCAGCCGGTCCGCGCCAACCGGCGCTTCGTGCAATTGGCAAAGAACGCAGCCCTCCATTCGGACCCACAGCGGTTCGCGCTGCTCTATCGCCTATTGTGGCGCCTCCAGTCCAATCCACGGGTCATGGAGGACAAGACCGACGACGACGTTCGCCGCGTCGAGGAACTCGACAAGAACGTGCGCCGCGACAGCCACAAGATGCACGCCTTCGTCCGCTTCCGCGAGATCGAGGATGCGGATGGGGAGATGCACTACGTCGCCTGGTTCGAGCCGGAGCATCATATCGTGCGCGCCAATGCGGGCTTCTTCATGCGCCGTTTCGCCAATATGCGCTGGTCGATCCTGACCCCGCGCGGCACGCTACACTGGGATGGCGAGACCATGCGCGAGGGGCCACCCGCGCAGCGTTCCGACGCGCCGCAGGGCGATCCGGTCGAGGTTCTGTGGCGCAGCTATTACGCATCCATCTTCAACCCCGCGCGGTTGAAGGTCGGGGCGATGCTGTCGGAAATGCCCAAGAAATACTGGAAGAACATGCCCGAGGCGGCGCTCATTCCCGAGCTGATCGCCGGGGCGCAATCGCGAGAGGCGCGGATGGTGGAAGCGGGAACGCTGGAGTTCGAGGATCGGCCCGAAACGCTCGACGCGATCGACAAGGCGATCCATGCCTGTCGCAAATGCCCAATCGGCTCGCTCGACAACCGGGCGGTGATGGGGGAGGGGCCGCGCGACGCCGCCCAGGGTTTTTCAGGGCTGATGATCGTGGGCGAGCAACCGGGCGATCAGGAGGACGAGGCGGGCCGCCCCTTTGTCGGCCCTGCCGGGCAATTGCTCGATCGGCATCTGGAGCGCGCCGGGATCGACCGTGCCAGCGCGTATGTCACCAACACGGTCAAGCATTTCAAATACGTCCAGCGCGGCAAGCGGCGGCTTCACCAGAGTCCGACCGCGAAGGAAATCGATACCTGTCGCTGGTGGATCGAGAGCGAGCGCGCGATCGTGCAGCCCAAGCTTATCCTGGCCATGGGGGCGAGCGCGGCACGCGGCATGCTGGGCAAGACGGTCAGCATTTCCAAGGCGCGGGGCGAACCGATTGCGCTCGACGACGGCAGTGAGCTGTGGATCACCGCGCACCCATCCTACCTCCTGCGCCTCGACGGCGAAGCGGCGGAAAAGCAGACGCGCCTGTTCGATGCCGATCTGGCTGCCGTGCGCGAGCGACTGGCGGAACTGGCGTCATGA